A stretch of the Lolium perenne isolate Kyuss_39 chromosome 3, Kyuss_2.0, whole genome shotgun sequence genome encodes the following:
- the LOC127341406 gene encoding uncharacterized protein yields MADDDADVLPPYIEEGEEEAAASKQLRRQQSKRKKPRERMPWEFATPEEEAKAEARLALERQLIVHDPNTGDTCFTRVWFLDLIIFDLDEETQYGPMRYVNSTIGDDHRLVGSLNVLCLKIISSDVSYPINVYGTVIVRDNLDYKCINIFRRDRNNCQQVTSKNEDLILTGPTRGVVFRGAAFFEINLMLREDGEGNDKQFSKALIDVLLGRINSKVCSRTVPSWLSDVQLVFSYVKNALEATIKIKVLSGPEVFHGKITACTTEVPNNFVMYDSDVGGGMAVDDGGIIPLLRHVVAVSVDEMLILNIGAHGADHSGNMSSCVRKFTPVIKGADEDEFSCGPYIMRMEVIWSTLFLPPG; encoded by the exons ATGGCAGACGACGATGCTGACGTTCTTCCTCCCTACATCGAGGAGGGTGAGGAGGAGGCTGCGGCGTCGAAGCAGCTGCGCCGCCAgcagagcaagaggaagaagccTCGGGAGAGGATGCCGTGGGAGTTCGCCACGCCAGAAGAGGAGGCCAAGGCGGAGGCGAGACTGGCTCTGGAACGCCAACTCATCGTGCACGACCCCAATACTGGAGACACTTGCTTCACCCGCGTCTGGTTCCTTGACCTCATCATCTTTGACCTCGACGAAGAGA CACAATATGGTCCTATGCGTTATGTGAACTCAACTATCGGTGATGACCACAGATTGGTTGGCTCTTTAAATGTGCTTTGTCTGAAGATAATCTCCTCAGATGTTTCCTACCCTATCAATGTCTATGGGACCGTGATAGTCAGAGATAATCTTGATTATAAATGCATCAACATCTTCCGACGTGACAGAAATAATTGCCAGCAAGTCACGTCAAAG AATGAAGATCTGATTCTGACTGGCCCAACTAGAGGAGTTGTTTTTCGTGGTGCAGCTTTCTTTGAGATAAATCTGATGCTCAGAGAAGATGGAGAGGGCAATGACAAACAATTCAGCAAAGCATTGATTGATGTATTACTTGGCAGAATTAACTCTAAGGTTTGTAGCAGGACTGTTCCTAGCTGGCTTAGTGATGTGCAACTGGTATTTTCATATGTTAAAAATGCACTGGAGGCCACAATTAAGATCAAAGTTCTGTCAGGGCCTGAAGTTTTTCATGGCAAAATAACTGCTTGCACCACAGAAGTTCCAAACAATTTTGTGATGTACGACAGTGATGTTGGTGGTGGTATGGCAGTTGATGATGGCGGAATTATCCCACTATTGCGACATGTGGTGGCAGTTTCAGTAGATGAGATGCTGATACTCAATATCGGTGCCCATGGTGCTGATCACAGTGGTAACATGTCCAGTTGTGTGAGGAAGTTCACTCCAGTGATTAAAGGTGCAGATGAGGACGAGTTTAGCTGTGGTCCTTACATTATGCGAATGGAAGTTATCTGGTCAACCTTGTTTTTACCACCAGGGTAA